The genomic stretch TAAGCCTCTGAGCGCCTGGACCCGGTCTAAGCTTTTTCGGGTTCCCAACTTTGGAACAAGGTGGATTACCCGCGCACCAACCACCTGGCGTGAAGCTACCATTCCATCGATGAAGAAACTCTTGATCGATCTTGTCCATAACCGGATCATCATTCTTGAACTTACGCGCAAATGCAGCGCCACTCGCTACCATTTTCCCAATGTCATTGACTCTGAGAATATGTGGATGTTGTTTCGGAGGGACATCCCAAGAGATATAGTGTAAGTCATGGTTAAGAACAGTCGACGTAAACTCTGGTGCATTGCAGATAACAGTATGGAAATAGCCTTCAGGAGAGGACACAAAATTCGAGTAGTACATAAGTAGGTTCCGCGGAAGATTATCCCAACCCCATATGCAATACTCCACAAATGCGCGTGATAAGATCGTCCAAGCTGACCCTGTATCAAAATTTAGACACAGTAAGTGAGGATTCATATAGTTGACCCCAAAGTTCACTTGATTGTACTTGCAGATGGTGCAGGTCTACTTCGGCGTTCAGCAGAACCTAGTAACTTTGGCTAGACCATGTATTTTTGTAAAACGAAATTCGcttaatatgtataaataacCTATTCTAGAATCCAGAATCCGTAAACTCAAAATCCTAACTCTGTCTCCAACCATATCATATGGAGTAGTTCATATTCTAACATTTCCGGATTCAACTTGATAGGAAACATCGGTATTgaaacacatattgcagactgGCGCTGCATTTATGCAAAATTTATCAGCAATTCAGCAGATGACGATACCAAATATGCATATCGATCACATTCAAATACTGAAGACGAGTACTAAATGCATCTCAACATGGTACCAATAGTTCAGTTTACAATACTAGACATGCATATCGATCACATCCAAAGATTGAAGACGACTGTCAAATGCATCTTAACAAGGTACCAGTAGTTTAGTTTACAATACTAGACATGCATATCGATCACATCCAAAGATTGAAAACGACTGTCAAATGCGTCATAACATGGTACCATTCGTTCAGTTTCGCTACAACAAAAAATAGTACACCGTAGCTTCTCTAGTTGCCGATATTAATGTTGTTGCAGAAGG from Capsicum annuum cultivar UCD-10X-F1 unplaced genomic scaffold, UCD10Xv1.1 ctg51176, whole genome shotgun sequence encodes the following:
- the LOC124885395 gene encoding beta-glucuronosyltransferase GlcAT14A-like (The sequence of the model RefSeq protein was modified relative to this genomic sequence to represent the inferred CDS: added 102 bases not found in genome assembly), coding for MPLIIDPGLYQSTKSDIFWVAPRRTLPTAFKLFTGSAWTILSRAFVEYCIWGWDNLPRNLLMYYSNFVSSPEGYFHTVICNAPEFTSTVLNHDLHYISWDVPPKQHPHILRVNDIGKMVASGAAFARKFKNDDPVMDKIDQEFLHRWNGSFTPGGWCAGNPPCSKVGNPKKLRPGPGAQRLRRLIDRLVDTAGRNQCK